AGAAGATATACAACACAACAACTGCGATGTATTTTAACCTATACTGTCTTGTCTGAAAGTAAGGCTGGAAAGAATGCATgaatttctatcaaaatttggTAGTGGATGAGGGGAAATGTACATAAGTTCACAATGTGGTAAAAAATGAAATGACAAAACTATGTAGTTGGAAAAAAGGATTAAATCCATTATCCTTTTGTACATGTATTCTTAGAATGTGTTGTAAATATGCATTCTACTAACAAGAGTTTGTCTATGATAAATCGCACAAGCTCACATGTCCATATTGCTTGCACGTGAGGAGGAAGTTGCATGTCTTCAGCAGCTGttaattaagtttcagatgTAGAAAAGGGTTGCAGTCTGTGCTTACTAGGAAGACTTTGTTATGGATTTATGGTAGTTTTCTATATCAATGGGATTATAATCTTTCCTAATGGTCATTTCTTCATGCTAGATTTGTGCTAGAAATTTTTTGATTTCCATATTGTTTGGTAATAATCGTTTTCATTCGTCTGGAGACCTTAGATCTGATTGATTCTCAGTTGTTTGGTTTACATCTATGGTTTATACCATTGGTCAATTTGATGCTAGAAGGATTGCTTATGGATTAATAGGTACGCATGGTTACTGGAGACAATATTCAAACAGCAAAAGCCATAGCCTTGGAATGTGGGATACTTGATTCAGAAGCCAATGCCACTGACCCAACTGTTATAGAAGGAAAAGACTTCCGTGCATTGTCTGAAACAGCAAGAGAAGCAATTGCCGAGAGGATAACTGTAAGTTTAAGAACGGGACCTATTAAGAGTGTTTTTTGTGCATAACTGTTTTGTTTTGGCTACCATTTTTACAGACTGAAAATAATAACTACGCCATGCATCATTAAGTATTTGGGCACATGCTTTAAGAAAAGCTTTACATCATGattatatataaatactcaAAAGATAACTTGTTTTAAAAAGTTTATGTTTCTCTTCAGTTCGATGGAGCATAATCGGTCTCTGCAAATGCTCAATCTTATGTAGTTTGCTTGGTTCAAACTTCTCGTAACTTCTCTTGGTGCATGCTCCAAACTTTCTAGCATTATTGATGCAGAATCTAAAAACTTCCAGCTCCATAGTTAATTTAATTTTCTTAAAAGGTACTCCATGCATCTTTGTTTTGCATGCCATCTAGAGCTAGTTTCATAGTTTGCTAGGTTTTGGTAAATTTAGTATTGTTGCAAGCCATCTGAAACCATAAACCACCATACTACCTATTTTAGTTGCTTAACAAGATAGAGAGAGAATAAATTGAAGTCCTTAGGCCCTCAAATCTGGCCAAAATCCATTAGTtaactttaattaaaatttttgcaGTTTAATGCATGCCAGTTCTGGTGCTCTGGCTCAAATTGGTGCTTCAATGATGTAGTTCTTTGTAACAAACCttgtcttctttcttccttacttTAAACtccctcaaaagcttcaagtgaATCTTTGGAGCATGATTGACTGGTTCTGTTGCATATAATGCACAAGGGCAACCAATAAACTGGACATTTTGCTGAGCCAACAAATCATTATGGTACCATGGGAGGCTTTGCAACATCCAAATATGCATGGTATTTGGCATAGCTCTTGGATGATTAACTTAACTCGAGAGTCAGTTATAAAGTGTTtaggatgatgatgaattttcaTATAACCAAACCCCATATGGATGAATATGGCTTAAGAATTAAAGATTTACAAAACGATAACTATTGAGCCTTATTTTGTGGGCCCTGCTTAATGAAACATTCTTTGCTAACCCTTTATGTTCTCTATTATGAAGAAGGTGACCTGTTCTCATATCTGCATGCACCAATGCTTTTGTATATTGCCTCTGATGCATTTATTTCATGCAAATAAATCGCATACGTTcagcaagaaaaataaagatgaaTATTATGTATTTGGAAGATTGTGAAAGCAACTCAAGTCAACTCAACCATGCCTTAATCCCAATCTAGTTGAGGTCGTTTACATGAATCTTTTTCCTCCACCCGGCTCTATTTAAGGTCACATTTTCTGAAAGATGCAGCGATATCAAGTCCTCCTGGATGATGATGAAAGCAATCCATTAACTTGTGAAAATTTATGTATAGGTAATGGGCAGGTCTTCTCCCAATGACAAGCTTTTGCTCGTCCAAGCATTAAGAAGAAAAGGTCACATAGTTGCTGTAACTGGAGATGGCACAAATGATGCTCCTGCATTGCACGAGGTTTGGTTGTCTATCTGTATCTTTTTATTTAACCTATAATTATCTTTGCTTAGTGCTAAGAATACCATTCTGTGTATGTAACATATTCAAATTGTAtgttctgttttcttttcttaggCAGATAACATATTCAAGTagtatattttgtttttttaggcAGATATAGGTCTTGCAATGGGAATTCAAGGGACAGAAGTTGCAAAAGAAAGCTCAGACATCATTATTTTGGACGATAATTTTGCATCAGTAGTGAAGGTTGGAAGCAGATCTTATGGCTAAATGCACTCATTTGGATTCAAACTGTTATATGAGATGAGTAGATGTATGATTTTGTCTTTGTTTCAGGTTGTCCGCTGGGGCCGTTCTGTCTATGCAAACATTCAGAAATTCATCCAGTTCCAGCTAACAGTTAATGTTTCAGCGCTCGTAATAAATGTGGTTGCAGCAGTGTCATCTGGCGACGTACCTTTAAATGCTGTACAGGTTGACTATAAAatctttgccttttttttttggtttcaggATAAAGGAACAGGTCAAAACAAAAACAACTTGGCCTAGTTCAAATTTTTTGTCTTGCCTGAGTGCTGTACACAGCGTAGCCATTGTCCTGCCTGAAACACAAGCTAACTGAGTTGTACTCTTAACTTCTCTTCTATGTTGCTTGGACACATCTTGTGTGGTTAGATTAATTAATAGGTTAGTTCTGGCAAAAACGTTTCTTCTCTAGTTATGTCCTGAGCCTCACTTTTCTTGTCTATGACAGCTTCTCTGGGTCAACCTCATCATGGACACACTTGGAGCACTTGCATTGGCAACTGAACCACCAACAAACCGACTTATGAACAGACATCCTGTTGGTCGGAGGTTAGAAGAATCCATGTTCGATATAATGTGATAAATATGCTTTCTATACATGGTGATATAATGGACCATATGATAGTAGTGCTGTAATAATTTTACACTAATGCTTTTGTTCTGTGTGCAAGTCTGTCTTAATCTCTTTGCATGTATTCCCTTTTAAGGGACAGTTCAGGTGGGGAAAGATATTGTAGGTTGTGCAAAGAAAATTCTACATCAACACATTAAGTACTCACCAGAACAATGTGATGCTTTGTATTtataacattaaaaaaaatcgtATAATCTTTTTTAAGGGACAAGACACGCATACACCTCCTACCAAACATTTGAATGTTTAAGTTTTTAGACGATGTCAAACAAAAGTTCCTATCGGAAAAGATGATATTAGCCTCTGATATAGGGGTAGCAGGTGATGAATTATGTCAGCAAACAATACGGGAGACAGTTATAAAGCTGCACAGAGTAGCTTATTTTTCGGAGGTAAACCTTTGTTGCTGTTTGCTCTTTGTTTGGGTGAAATAGCTTAAAAGTGTGAGGATCGTGTGATTTGAGGGTTGCTCCTTTTGCTTTATTTGGAattttctaacattatctacattacagaattttgaaatatatacAAAAAGAACTGTTTGAATTTTCTCTTATGCATTTTCTACACAAAAAAACTTGCAAGCTTATGATAATAAATCTTGCCATATCAGTTTTAGATTCTGATGTAGTTATTGATGACTAATGACTTCTTGTTGCTTTGACCAGAGAGTAAGTTGCCTCTGAAATCATTTCAGGAGGAAGTatagttgattttttttaagacaTGTCCTTCACAGTTCTGATTATACATGGTGATCTGATTTTCGCTTTTGCAGTCCCTAGCTAGCTATATTACCAAGCCATActgtttttgattttgatgcAAGTTATGATAAATTCTCATTTTCTTTGATTAGAGAAAAGGTTGCCTCGGAACTCATTTCAGGGGAAAtaaatttaatttcttttagaTATGTAAGTCCTAGTTCTGATAATAATCTATTTCCTCAGGGAGTCTCTCATTACGAATACAATGTGGAGAAATTTAATAATGCAGGTatacttttccttctttttttttgtaatataaCTGTGCATCCTTCACTCTTTTGGTTGAATTTTATGTTTGCCGGACCAATTTTGTTTTACTGATTGGTTGAATGAGAGTAAGTGCAGGCTCTTTATCAAGTTGCTATCCTCCTCGCTTTCAACTTTGGTGGCAGAAGCATCCTGCATATGAAGGACGATACTCTAGAACATGCAGAAAAAGTGAAGAATACCTTTATATTTAATACATTTGTCCTATGCCAGGTAAGGCTGAATGTTTTCCTTTTAGAGTTGAACAAACAACTGAGGATAAGCATTTTAACTAGGTTTAATTATTTCAATGTCTTATGGAATGTTCTCCAGTATCTATTGTTTTGTAGCACTATAATCCTGCTCTAACTGCCAATCATGGCTAATGTAAACTTGTCTAATCAGTTGTTACTATAGTCAAGAATAGGATTATATTTGTAAAATCAGTATCTTGGTGTCTGTTTTTTCTTAGGACTAAGATCTTGTGTCACTGTTTCTTGAAggtttaataatattattataacctTTCCTATCAGAtattcaacgagttcaatgctCGAAAACCAGATGAAAAGAATGTTTTCCGTGGAGTCACAAAGAACCGCCTCTTCATGGGGATTATAGGAATAACGGTTCTACTTCAGGTAAGAACTAATGAAAGTATTATTTAAGCTTGCTGCAGCATCTTCTTTTGTACCCGCTTCCAACCAATTAAGTAGCTATAACTTGCTGCAGGTTTTGATTATCGAGTTCCTTGGACATTTTACTTCTACGGTCAGACTCAATTGGAAGTTGTGGCTGTTTTCAATTGCTATAGCTTTTGTAAGGTATGCCGTTCTGTTCTTTCAGCAGCTTGGTGATCTTGAAAGAAATTGCCATCAATGCCTCCCTTTTCTCTAGTCCTTTATGTAAGATTTCTAACAGTACCTTTTCAGTCAATCCCGTGGCCATGGTCTTTAGCGAATGACTTAAGATATTTGTACAGTGACGATAGGGACCATAAATTACAATCTAGTGGAGTGCCATTGCATTAGCCCTGCTAAAATTATGGCTTGCCTGCTCTTATtatagaacatataatgaatatatAGTGTCAAGGCGCATGGATATTCTAATGAACattctaaatatataaaaacatgGCCCTCAACAGTGTTTACCCATTGGCTGTCACTAAGCAGACATGGTACATTAatatttctgtttttctttaaaCAATTACTCACGGCATTCTgcatctctttttatttttctcagctGGCCTCTGGCTCTTCTTGGAAAGTTCATTCCAGTTCCTCAGGTTCCTTTCAGGGACTATATTTTCAGATACCGGAGGAATCAACAAGGTCCTGTTTCATGATTCCTGATATGGCTGGGTGATGTAGcataattttaatatattaatcaACAAATTAAGACCTTGTACAGCTTATCTTTTTCATAAAAAAGACTGCACCGGGCTTATCTATCTTTCTTCCTCTTGCAGATGAAAGGGCTGAGAGGCGGGGAGATAACCAGATTTGATATGCAGCTGCTGCTGATTATGGGCGGATATTTTGATGAACTACCTGGTTGCCACATTCGTGAATCATATTGTAAAGAGTATATAACCCTATTTATAATAAGTATATTGATTGAAGTTTCGTTTGGCTCTTAAGTGAGCGGAACTCTATTTATACAGCAAGatctaatatataatatttgtagcaaaattttcttttgcttgcatagaaACCTAGTTACGTAAGGTCAAAAGTAACTAACTATTGGTTCTCCCCTCATACGTTTTCACAGGCATGGTCTTTTTCTAGCTAGTATTATTCATCTCATACACAAGCTATTGGTTAAATTATCATAAGATAAAACACTAGGAAGTCACATTGAAAAATCTTAGGAGATGGATGCATCTTGAAGATACATATATTGAATGAATTCCTGGTCAAGGCATTTTTTGGCGGCCAGTTAGGGGCTGCCAGCCCCAGGAGATGCGGTAGGAAAGGGATAAAATAACTGGATAAAATAGTTGAAGCTAGCATGGTCGGAAAGCAATGCTAACGAAATGATTCGCCTGGTCCGAGTACACGCCTCCTCTGTTGGGTGGGCTTTGTTTTCCAATTATACTACTACTATCAGGACAAGGTCGGAAGATCGGATCTCGTGCTATGATGAAGTGGAGAGTGTTTGATGAGAAGAAGGTGGAAGTTTAAGCAGCATGCTGCATTTAACATAAGCTCCAATCTTAATTGCAACACCCAAGCTCCAATCGGAGATTCCATTGGAACGTGGAAGTGACGAAAAAACTAAAGCGCATGCAATTTTATTGCAACTTCTCCCAACCAAGACAATTCAGCttgctccaatctttttggCAAGACGGCGATTATGCACGCACAAACTCTTGTTCCATGTAATCTTGTTTCATTCATTCACCGTGGCAAGCCTCAGAAAAAGTCCGGAAAATGGCTGAGGTCGAGATAGGTTCTGTCTGGAGCAAAAAGATCCTGTTGTTGGGGATGCATGTTTGGGGCCTCAACTGGTTGGCTGGCCTGCtgggcctcctcttcctcttcctcctgctgctgctgctgctgctgctgagcTGTGTGCATGGCAATCTGAGCTTGGGTCCTCGCAAGCTCGTGCTGGTTCATGTAGATCTCGTGTTGAAGGAGGTTGATGATCCCAACGCTCCCATAGACCGGGTCTTGCACCCGCCAGTAAGCCTCCATTGAGATGGCATCGGCCGCCCGCGCCCGCTGATGGACCGGCAGTTGCTGCATGCCCAGAGAAAATAATTATAAGACGATAACTCTGCATGGAAGAAGCAGCACGCAAAAGGATATCATCATGGAAAGAGTAATGGTTTCTAACTGCTTGCCGATCcccttggaggaggaggaacctCCAAGGTGGGAAACATGGGCGCTTTGCAGGCATATAATCTCGGCGATGCTGAGGTTCTGCTTAGTTCGCAGCTCCATGCATCCTAGTATCTGGACTGACCAGATTTATGCACAGATAGTATTTGTTCGTTACCTTTAATAGCATTTAACACACTATGAAGTTTGCTTTTCAAATTACAGAAAAGATCTATATCTATTAAAGTAGCATGGTTCGGTAGAAGTCCAACGTAATATCCATGAACGATAGTTAGATGATGATTAATGACATGTTCCTATGAATCGATGGTATACAGGATACAATATTATATACTTCTATTTGTAATATTTTAGATATAGCAGGTGTAAGTGAAATGGTATGGTTGGATGGGGGAGAGAGATACCTGGAGCATCCTAGCGACGTTGCTGGCCCCAAATATTTTGTGGACGCAAGCGAATCTTTGAGGATTGGATGCAGGGAAGTAGGGGGAGAGGATGCAATCCCCAGCGCATCTCCTCCTAAGATACCTGCATGCTGCACACCTTCTGGGATTGGAGTCGCTGGAGGAGACAGTGGAGTTGGAACTCGACATGATTGGTTGGATAGGATCTTCTATAGATTTTAGGCTATCCGAGAGCTGGATTTCGTAAGAGATTTTGGAGGATCCTTGAAGATCTTTGCCTTGCAGGAGATCTTTTCTCTCTTCGTTttcgtttttttgtttttcttattttttctagCCGTTGCCTTTGATACATATAGAGAATCATTGAAAGAGCAGGGTTTTAGAAGGAAATTCAAACGGCTAGTAGAATTCGAGTGAAAGGAGTAGAAGGAATGCTCGGAGACTTCCCGGTTAGAGTCGTCTTTCCGTTTTCAAGTTTCATTAAATAGTaaatgggaaaaaaaagaaaatatgttttTGCATCGTTTTCACTACTGATGATGGAGGTTAAATAAAGAAatctagaaaaaagaaaaaaaatccgcatATTGACCGATATTCTAAAGTGAAGACCTGCAACAGTGAGCTGCAATTTTAGCATCAAATATTAGGCGAGACTTCTTCCATGAATCTATTggtggtatggtacggtactcTCTTCTCAAACCACAACTTTTAAATCTTTGACGCCCCAATATTTTTATTATCAGATTCATAAAACAAAAGTGGATAAAAAGAATTAGGACACTGGTCGAGATCGGATATTGTACATAAGGTTTTAAATAATgtgtaatattattattataatagacCCCACTGAAAT
This is a stretch of genomic DNA from Phoenix dactylifera cultivar Barhee BC4 chromosome 9, palm_55x_up_171113_PBpolish2nd_filt_p, whole genome shotgun sequence. It encodes these proteins:
- the LOC103715651 gene encoding LOB domain-containing protein 24-like isoform X2, translated to MPAKRPCFPPWRFLLLQGDRQAQLPVHQRARAADAISMEAYWRVQDPVYGSVGIINLLQHEIYMNQHELARTQAQIAMHTAQQQQQQQQEEEEEEAQQASQPVEAPNMHPQQQDLFAPDRTYLDLSHFPDFF
- the LOC103715651 gene encoding LOB domain-containing protein 24-like isoform X1, with protein sequence MSSSNSTVSSSDSNPRRCAACRYLRRRCAGDCILSPYFPASNPQRFACVHKIFGASNVARMLQQLPVHQRARAADAISMEAYWRVQDPVYGSVGIINLLQHEIYMNQHELARTQAQIAMHTAQQQQQQQQEEEEEEAQQASQPVEAPNMHPQQQDLFAPDRTYLDLSHFPDFF